In Thermanaeromonas sp. C210, the following proteins share a genomic window:
- a CDS encoding N-acetylmuramoyl-L-alanine amidase produces MRIIETHLAFRDKPARRSSTEYIVLHHAAASRCTVYDVHQWHLDSVEPDGTRWTGIGYHFFLDKAGRFYRGRLIDFAYSHASG; encoded by the coding sequence ATGCGTATCATCGAGACCCACCTGGCCTTCCGTGACAAACCGGCCCGCCGGAGCAGTACCGAATACATCGTCCTGCACCACGCGGCCGCCAGCCGGTGTACGGTATACGATGTCCACCAGTGGCATTTAGACAGCGTAGAGCCCGACGGCACCCGATGGACAGGCATCGGGTATCACTTCTTCCTTGACAAGGCCGGCAGGTTTTACCGCGGCAGGCTAATAGATTTCGCCTACAGCCACGCGTCCGGGTAA
- a CDS encoding carbon storage regulator, with translation MLIITRKEGQSIMIDGRIRVKIVEVIGNYVRVGIEAPEEVPVKRAELLEGAWPASQGGNEAA, from the coding sequence GTGCTTATAATAACCCGTAAGGAGGGCCAGTCCATCATGATAGACGGCCGCATACGGGTGAAGATAGTCGAGGTAATCGGCAATTATGTCCGGGTCGGCATCGAGGCGCCGGAGGAGGTGCCCGTGAAGCGGGCTGAACTTCTGGAGGGCGCGTGGCCGGCCTCACAGGGCGGGAATGAAGCGGCCTGA
- a CDS encoding flagellin, producing the protein MRINHNISALNTYRQLSINNMMAAKSLEKLSSGLRINRAGDDAAGLAISEKMRAQIRGLEMASKNAQDAISLIQTAEGALNETHSILQRMRELAVQSASDTNTAVDRSEIQKEIDQLAQELARIGNTTEFNTQKLLNGTFKGTFHIGANENQNLSLEIKDMRGFALGVVGDVTYTATGTVTNTNSSFSDGTYTVKYDSASGKYQLVDSNGLVIATSADGKTYTATADATSTDKIVFSDKVISGTITIDTTSNEATGTATVDNKRLEAGTYTLDAANKKLIDSTGQVIGTSTDGTKYVDAAGNELFTLGAAPTENITLEVKGIDVSSASSANNAITTINKAIETVSAERSKLGAYQNRLEHTINNLGTAAENLTAAESRIRDVDMAKEMMEFTKLNILQQAATAMLAQANMQPQMVLQLLGR; encoded by the coding sequence ATGAGGATTAACCACAATATCTCGGCGTTAAACACCTATCGTCAGTTGTCAATTAACAACATGATGGCGGCTAAGTCGTTGGAGAAATTGTCGTCAGGCCTCCGTATCAACCGGGCTGGGGATGATGCTGCAGGCTTGGCCATCAGCGAGAAGATGCGGGCCCAGATTCGCGGACTGGAGATGGCGTCTAAGAATGCGCAGGATGCTATCTCGCTGATTCAAACGGCTGAGGGCGCACTAAACGAAACCCACTCCATCCTGCAGCGGATGCGGGAGCTGGCCGTCCAATCCGCCAGCGATACGAATACCGCCGTTGACCGGTCGGAAATACAGAAAGAAATAGATCAGCTTGCACAAGAACTTGCCCGGATTGGCAATACTACCGAATTCAACACCCAAAAACTCTTGAATGGCACTTTCAAGGGAACCTTCCACATCGGCGCCAACGAGAACCAGAACCTTTCACTGGAGATAAAGGATATGAGAGGATTCGCCCTGGGTGTAGTAGGTGATGTGACCTATACTGCTACTGGAACGGTTACTAATACAAACAGCAGCTTTAGCGATGGCACCTACACGGTGAAATACGATTCAGCAAGTGGTAAATATCAGCTTGTTGACAGCAACGGTTTAGTAATCGCCACAAGTGCGGATGGTAAGACGTATACTGCCACAGCTGACGCCACCAGTACCGATAAGATTGTCTTCAGCGATAAAGTCATCAGCGGCACTATTACCATTGACACGACCAGCAATGAAGCCACTGGTACCGCCACGGTGGACAACAAGCGTCTGGAAGCTGGAACGTACACTTTGGATGCAGCAAACAAGAAACTGATAGATTCTACTGGCCAGGTTATAGGCACATCTACGGACGGGACGAAATATGTGGATGCGGCTGGAAACGAGCTATTCACTTTGGGTGCGGCTCCTACTGAGAATATCACGCTTGAAGTAAAGGGTATCGATGTGTCCAGTGCGTCCTCGGCCAACAACGCAATTACTACCATTAACAAGGCCATTGAAACCGTTTCGGCAGAACGGTCCAAACTCGGTGCCTACCAGAACCGTCTCGAGCACACTATCAACAACCTCGGCACCGCTGCTGAAAACCTAACCGCAGCCGAATCCCGCATCCGCGACGTGGACATGGCCAAGGAAATGATGGAGTTCACCAAGCTGAACATTCTCCAGCAGGCCGCTACGGCTATGCTTGCCCAGGCCAACATGCAGCCGCAGATGGTGCTGCAGCTCCTGGGCAGGTAA
- a CDS encoding MBL fold metallo-hydrolase — protein MALLPEECIVCEFCFHGVGHGLFYTGKIGDFSFVYDCGSSSQRKIFAKAKKFVRKHLPEVAEQDRRVKVLPFLFISHLHYDHVSGLEGLLKAGVRVDYAFLPYLSPWERLLLALVLPQGIYQSSRWYLDLLYDPVGFLMEQGVKKVILLTSRGSGRTGRPLQYDPVNIEGLPGYHVYLKGLEPLDETMERSILSEEDSSWKDYRTDGRLWIGVPTPNSNEVRGPVLWEFVLYCVPMSENEIACFREWVAKQPSVRLVLGQRGDTALALLSDPFLLQKLRKRYSKLLPKGENLNFTSLLLWHAPLMENISAMEAGHCLDYGGIHGSLYKTLVECCPQDTWCAFLKLLGWENKLGQFLLGDLNYRQLVKDGGMYNQFRQHFGDRLNATMVCLLPHHGSRRNWDRQILEDMGSAKFWVASAERRRGGYPPHWEVIADITSAGRSFVWVGGTTSGNVSCDTCTNTPQDTDYVVVFTF, from the coding sequence GTGGCGCTGTTACCTGAAGAGTGTATTGTATGCGAGTTTTGTTTTCATGGAGTAGGGCACGGGCTTTTCTACACCGGCAAAATCGGCGACTTCAGTTTTGTCTACGACTGCGGAAGCAGTTCACAGCGTAAGATTTTTGCGAAGGCTAAAAAGTTTGTGCGAAAGCATCTTCCTGAAGTAGCGGAACAGGACAGAAGAGTAAAGGTGCTACCTTTTCTTTTCATTTCTCATCTCCATTATGACCATGTTTCAGGCTTGGAAGGGCTTCTTAAGGCAGGAGTGAGGGTGGATTATGCTTTCCTACCGTACCTATCTCCGTGGGAGAGATTACTACTTGCCTTGGTATTACCTCAAGGCATTTACCAGTCCTCACGTTGGTACTTGGACTTGTTATATGACCCCGTAGGTTTTCTAATGGAGCAGGGTGTCAAGAAAGTGATTCTATTAACTAGTAGAGGTTCCGGTCGGACGGGACGTCCTCTTCAATATGACCCCGTAAACATTGAGGGTTTGCCCGGATACCATGTTTACTTAAAGGGCTTAGAGCCATTGGACGAGACCATGGAAAGGAGTATTCTTTCCGAAGAGGATAGTTCCTGGAAAGATTATCGTACGGACGGACGGCTGTGGATTGGTGTACCTACTCCGAACTCCAATGAAGTCAGAGGACCGGTGCTGTGGGAGTTTGTCCTTTACTGCGTTCCTATGTCTGAGAATGAGATTGCCTGCTTTAGGGAGTGGGTAGCAAAGCAGCCTAGTGTTAGGTTAGTTCTCGGGCAACGTGGAGATACTGCCTTGGCACTTCTTTCTGATCCATTTCTTTTGCAGAAGCTGAGGAAGCGCTACAGCAAGTTATTACCAAAAGGAGAAAATTTAAATTTCACCTCATTGCTCCTTTGGCACGCCCCACTGATGGAAAATATATCAGCGATGGAAGCAGGGCACTGCTTGGACTATGGTGGTATCCATGGAAGTTTATACAAAACGCTTGTAGAATGTTGCCCGCAGGACACCTGGTGCGCTTTCCTAAAGCTACTTGGTTGGGAAAATAAGTTAGGGCAGTTTCTCCTTGGGGACTTGAACTATCGGCAGTTGGTTAAAGATGGGGGAATGTACAACCAATTCCGCCAGCACTTTGGCGACAGGCTGAATGCTACCATGGTCTGCCTTTTGCCTCATCACGGTTCAAGAAGGAATTGGGATAGACAGATTCTGGAGGACATGGGGTCGGCAAAGTTTTGGGTGGCGTCGGCCGAGAGAAGAAGGGGCGGCTACCCTCCTCATTGGGAGGTCATTGCTGATATCACTTCTGCAGGAAGGAGTTTCGTATGGGTTGGCGGTACCACTTCCGGCAACGTTAGCTGTGACACGTGTACTAACACTCCGCAGGACACGGACTACGTTGTTGTGTTCACCTTTTAG
- a CDS encoding TPR domain-containing glycosyltransferase produces MNCSLVRCGRPWPTPEEELRTPKGAQKITLAMIVKDEEAFLAGCLEQALPFVDDIVLVDTGSQDRTAEVAASYGARLLRHEWNVDFAAARNAYLEEIREGWVLTLDADEYLTPAAGACLRRLAERGEPKVYYLRTYNYHNEFLAHFTDQANIRLFWRAPDARYVGEIHEQLVTSLPRELVGGPYVVHYGYLPGVMGKKQKRSRNLEILRQVTAERESPFDWYNYGLSLLGSGQAAEALEALEHYLKLETPGAVEKRPSAFWHAARAALACGKRELALEYAEKACEAPLPECHFTRGQVLEALGRVEEAIGAYRTAASLPDPPASLYQIFNQTDTSIKLWRARLAAASLLEKGKRYAEAEQEYKQVLEGDFANVFALMGLARVKRLQGKLREALKWARRGVDYLPDALEPHLEYLEVLLAQGELEAAREHVAGTRLAPALEGRLWLRLAGKAAEAGEWTVALEASQKVLENEPDSTAALVLKARALRGLGRLKEAEEALRNVSDLPDVRNERGCIALAQTRLDEAEEIFRTVLAEDPAHAAAATNLAQVLVLRGKVEEALEVLRPFVDGGSLDQNPRSALLAARCLNALGQFEEALALLSFLEPGSLPKSLQSEFYLVKGNSLFGLEDWERAGECYFEGFRMNPEDHELLMRVGLLMIKVERWEDAKNAFTRVLMLDPGNKEAAQFLELAQAAACIAKR; encoded by the coding sequence GTGAACTGTAGTTTAGTGCGCTGCGGGAGGCCCTGGCCTACACCGGAGGAGGAACTCCGCACCCCCAAAGGAGCACAGAAGATCACACTGGCGATGATCGTCAAAGATGAGGAGGCGTTCCTTGCCGGGTGCCTGGAGCAGGCCCTTCCCTTTGTCGACGACATTGTGCTGGTCGACACCGGCTCCCAGGACCGTACGGCCGAGGTTGCCGCAAGCTATGGGGCACGCCTCCTGCGCCACGAGTGGAACGTAGACTTCGCCGCGGCGCGCAACGCGTACCTTGAGGAGATACGGGAGGGTTGGGTCCTCACCCTGGACGCCGATGAGTATCTGACCCCCGCGGCAGGAGCCTGCCTGCGGCGTTTGGCCGAGCGTGGGGAGCCGAAGGTATACTACCTCCGTACTTATAATTACCACAATGAGTTCCTGGCGCACTTTACCGACCAGGCGAACATAAGGCTTTTCTGGCGAGCTCCCGACGCCCGGTATGTGGGGGAGATTCACGAGCAACTGGTCACTTCGCTCCCGCGCGAGCTCGTGGGCGGCCCTTACGTTGTGCACTACGGTTATCTGCCGGGTGTAATGGGAAAGAAGCAGAAACGTTCTCGTAACCTTGAAATCCTGAGGCAAGTCACGGCAGAAAGGGAGTCTCCCTTTGACTGGTACAACTACGGTCTATCCCTTCTTGGCAGCGGGCAGGCGGCGGAGGCGTTAGAGGCCCTCGAGCATTACCTAAAGCTCGAGACGCCGGGGGCCGTCGAGAAGCGTCCTTCTGCCTTCTGGCATGCGGCGCGGGCGGCCCTGGCCTGCGGGAAGAGGGAACTCGCCCTCGAGTATGCCGAGAAGGCCTGCGAAGCCCCTCTGCCCGAGTGCCACTTTACCAGAGGGCAGGTCCTTGAAGCCTTGGGCCGTGTTGAGGAAGCCATTGGGGCTTACCGCACGGCTGCTTCCCTGCCCGATCCTCCGGCCAGCCTGTATCAGATATTTAACCAGACGGATACTTCCATCAAACTGTGGCGCGCTCGCCTAGCCGCAGCGTCCCTCCTGGAAAAGGGTAAGAGGTATGCAGAGGCCGAGCAGGAGTACAAGCAAGTCCTTGAAGGAGACTTCGCGAATGTCTTTGCCCTTATGGGTCTTGCTCGGGTAAAGCGCTTGCAGGGAAAGCTCCGCGAGGCCCTTAAGTGGGCCCGCCGGGGCGTTGACTATCTCCCGGATGCCCTCGAACCCCATCTCGAGTACCTGGAAGTGCTCTTGGCCCAGGGAGAGTTAGAAGCGGCACGGGAGCATGTTGCGGGGACGCGGCTTGCGCCTGCCCTGGAGGGCCGATTGTGGCTGCGCCTGGCGGGCAAAGCCGCGGAGGCCGGGGAGTGGACGGTCGCCTTGGAGGCGTCGCAGAAAGTCCTTGAGAACGAGCCAGATAGCACGGCTGCCCTTGTCCTCAAAGCGCGGGCTTTGAGGGGCTTGGGACGGCTGAAGGAGGCTGAAGAAGCACTTCGGAATGTATCAGACCTGCCGGACGTCAGGAACGAGCGCGGCTGCATTGCTCTGGCCCAAACTAGACTTGATGAAGCGGAAGAGATTTTCCGCACAGTGCTGGCCGAAGACCCTGCGCATGCGGCGGCAGCCACCAACCTCGCCCAGGTTCTAGTTCTTCGCGGAAAGGTGGAAGAGGCCCTCGAAGTGTTGAGGCCTTTTGTTGATGGCGGCTCCCTGGACCAGAACCCGCGTTCTGCTCTCCTTGCGGCACGCTGCCTCAACGCCCTCGGGCAGTTTGAGGAGGCGCTTGCTCTTTTGAGTTTCTTGGAACCGGGGTCTCTCCCAAAGTCACTTCAGAGCGAGTTTTACTTAGTGAAAGGAAACTCTCTTTTTGGCCTGGAGGATTGGGAGAGAGCCGGGGAATGTTACTTTGAGGGATTCCGCATGAATCCCGAAGACCATGAACTCTTGATGCGAGTGGGTCTGCTGATGATCAAAGTAGAGCGGTGGGAAGATGCAAAGAACGCCTTTACCCGGGTGCTCATGTTAGATCCCGGCAACAAAGAGGCTGCACAGTTCTTAGAGTTGGCTCAAGCAGCCGCTTGCATAGCGAAGAGGTGA
- a CDS encoding DUF1540 domain-containing protein, giving the protein MPRIKCSVTQCLYHQDDECRASSIFVRPKDPDYMTADADDTACATFVPKHNAS; this is encoded by the coding sequence TTGCCCCGCATTAAGTGCTCCGTAACCCAGTGCCTCTACCACCAGGACGATGAATGCAGGGCTTCCAGCATCTTCGTGCGCCCCAAAGACCCGGACTACATGACGGCCGACGCCGACGACACCGCCTGCGCAACGTTCGTACCCAAACATAATGCCTCCTAG
- a CDS encoding RtcB family protein — protein MELNLEPCGKNRYRLRPSGDMRAEVLVFLSPSLRQQFDETEALKQLADAATLEGVVSPVIGMPDIHTGFGLPIGGVMATDAGSGVVSAGAVGMDINCGVRLLRTRLEAAALSESRLEKLLAAIEKRVPAGVGRASLFREFREADLEAVCTGGAAYFIRKGYGLPGDEGAIEAGGALPGASLKAVSREARERSDQLATIGGGNHFIEIGRVEKVFWPEGAGIMGLEEGKVTVLIHTGSRGFGHQICTDYSDRMARAAAKYSLRLPSKGLAAAPISSTEGRDYLAAMACAANFAFANRQLITFLVREAFEEVLKLPLEEMGLELVYDVAHNIAKFEEHGGRELLVHRKGATRALPVGHPEVPARYRGIGQPAIIPGSMGTASYVVVGTDRIAETFHSVNHGAGRVMSRKKARTSLSVEELRASMEGVLLRAKKLRSLLDEAPLAYKDIDEVVGTLVDAGLTRPVVRLKPLAVIKGEGDEA, from the coding sequence ATGGAACTGAACCTCGAACCCTGCGGCAAGAACCGCTACCGCCTGCGGCCCTCGGGGGACATGCGGGCGGAAGTGCTGGTTTTCTTAAGTCCCAGCCTCCGGCAGCAGTTCGACGAAACAGAGGCCCTAAAACAGCTGGCCGATGCCGCCACCCTAGAAGGGGTGGTTTCCCCGGTCATCGGCATGCCGGACATCCACACCGGCTTCGGGCTACCCATCGGCGGAGTCATGGCCACCGACGCCGGGTCCGGGGTGGTGTCCGCCGGCGCGGTGGGCATGGACATCAACTGCGGCGTGCGCCTCTTGAGAACCCGCCTGGAAGCCGCGGCCTTGAGTGAGAGCCGCCTGGAAAAGCTGCTGGCCGCCATAGAGAAACGCGTGCCCGCGGGCGTGGGCCGGGCCAGCCTGTTCCGCGAATTCAGGGAGGCCGACCTGGAGGCCGTCTGCACCGGGGGTGCCGCCTACTTCATCCGCAAGGGATACGGCCTGCCGGGAGATGAAGGGGCCATAGAGGCCGGAGGCGCCCTGCCGGGCGCGAGCCTGAAGGCCGTCAGCCGCGAGGCCAGGGAGCGCTCCGACCAGCTGGCCACCATAGGGGGCGGCAATCATTTTATCGAGATAGGCAGGGTAGAGAAAGTCTTCTGGCCCGAAGGGGCGGGCATCATGGGCCTTGAGGAGGGTAAGGTGACCGTCCTCATCCACACCGGCAGCCGGGGCTTCGGCCACCAGATCTGCACCGACTATTCGGACCGGATGGCCCGGGCGGCGGCCAAATACAGCCTGCGCCTGCCCAGCAAGGGGCTGGCGGCCGCGCCCATCAGTTCCACCGAGGGCCGGGATTACCTGGCGGCCATGGCCTGCGCCGCCAACTTCGCCTTTGCCAACCGCCAGCTCATCACCTTCCTGGTGCGGGAGGCCTTTGAGGAGGTATTAAAGCTCCCCCTGGAAGAGATGGGCCTGGAACTGGTTTACGACGTGGCCCACAACATTGCCAAGTTCGAAGAGCACGGGGGCCGGGAGCTCCTGGTGCACCGCAAAGGGGCCACCAGGGCCCTGCCCGTCGGCCACCCGGAGGTCCCGGCCCGCTACCGCGGGATAGGCCAGCCGGCCATCATCCCCGGCAGCATGGGCACCGCCTCCTACGTGGTGGTGGGGACCGACCGCATAGCCGAAACCTTCCACTCCGTAAACCACGGCGCCGGCCGGGTCATGTCCCGCAAAAAAGCACGGACCTCCCTGTCCGTCGAGGAGTTGCGCGCCTCCATGGAAGGGGTGCTCCTCAGGGCAAAGAAACTCCGCTCCCTCCTGGACGAGGCACCCCTGGCCTACAAGGACATCGACGAAGTGGTGGGGACCCTGGTGGACGCCGGCCTTACCCGCCCTGTGGTCCGGCTTAAACCCCTGGCCGTCATCAAGGGAGAAGGCGACGAGGCTTAA
- the polA gene encoding DNA polymerase I codes for MRGKLLLVDGNSVAHRAFHALPLLSNSAGAFTNAVYGFTLMLQKALEEAGPDYVAVAFDHGRVTFRTELLATYKGHRPETAVELRPQFALIKKLLQAWRIATYECEGFEADDLIGTLARQAENKGLACLILTGDRDALQLVSEKTKVMLMRRGISQVEVYDLLAVRAQYGLEPPQLIDVKALMGDASDNIPGVPGIGEKTAVQLVQQFGDLETVLARAGEIKRRKMAENLQAHADQARLAKRLAAIDCRAPVELDLEYCRRRRPDYEALLALFKELQFNSLLRGVLKEMEELKKEEGRVEVRGLEAPRPLVLEGIGQLEGLVRDLAGRGEVALELEYTSPNYMEADLAALALAWEGQTAVLPGGWPRRAVAAALEPLAAGREGLLFHDAKAAMLWLAESGARVADPAGDTMIAGYLLDPTASRHDLPALCLEHLDVALVEDRDEPLLSVAGRAYGVLRLHRVLAEKVRLAAMEKLYREVELPLSRVLAAMERSGVAVDRLTLDVMGEEFDRALQELTEEIYRLAGEEFNINSPRQLAAILFEKLGLPPVKKTKTGFSTDAEVLEELAAKHEIAARLVEYRQIMKLKSTYIDGLKPLINPRTGRLHTSFNQTVTATGRLSSSEPNLQNIPVRLELGRRLRRAFVPREAGRVLLAADYSQIELRIMAHLSGDEKLREAFLLGEDIHARTAAEVFGVSLEEVTPEMRRAAKAVNFGIIYGISDYGLSRDLGISRREAHDYIERYFRRYPKVKAYLEEAVREARETGYVTTLLGRRRYLPDLFSPNHNIRSFGERTARNTPIQGSAADIIKVAMVGIFRRLEERALKTEMILQVHDELIFDVPEGELELVGALVKEEMENAVPLEVPLKVDLKYGPNWYDLKPLHLP; via the coding sequence ATGCGGGGAAAACTGCTTTTGGTGGACGGTAATAGCGTAGCCCACCGCGCCTTTCACGCCCTCCCCCTTTTGAGCAACAGCGCAGGGGCGTTTACCAACGCCGTATACGGCTTCACCCTTATGCTGCAGAAGGCCCTGGAAGAAGCCGGGCCGGATTACGTGGCCGTGGCCTTTGACCACGGCAGGGTGACCTTCCGGACGGAGCTCCTGGCCACCTATAAGGGTCACCGGCCGGAAACGGCGGTGGAACTGCGGCCCCAGTTTGCGCTGATTAAGAAACTCCTCCAGGCCTGGCGGATCGCTACTTATGAGTGCGAGGGATTTGAGGCCGACGACCTCATTGGCACCCTGGCCCGCCAGGCGGAGAACAAGGGTCTGGCCTGTCTAATTTTAACAGGAGATCGGGATGCCCTGCAACTCGTTAGTGAAAAAACCAAGGTCATGCTCATGCGCCGGGGCATATCCCAGGTGGAGGTTTATGATCTGCTGGCGGTGAGGGCCCAGTACGGGCTGGAGCCCCCCCAGCTCATCGATGTTAAAGCCCTGATGGGGGACGCCTCGGACAACATTCCGGGCGTCCCAGGGATCGGCGAAAAGACGGCCGTGCAGCTTGTGCAGCAGTTCGGAGACCTGGAAACCGTGCTGGCCCGGGCGGGCGAGATAAAACGGCGGAAGATGGCGGAAAACCTGCAGGCCCACGCCGACCAGGCCCGCCTGGCCAAAAGGCTCGCCGCCATCGACTGCCGTGCGCCGGTAGAGCTGGACCTGGAGTACTGCCGGAGGAGGAGGCCGGACTACGAGGCTCTGCTCGCCTTGTTCAAGGAGCTCCAGTTCAACAGCCTCTTGAGGGGCGTGCTCAAGGAAATGGAGGAGCTCAAGAAAGAGGAGGGGCGGGTGGAGGTGAGGGGCCTGGAGGCGCCCCGCCCCCTGGTGCTGGAAGGGATCGGGCAGCTTGAGGGGCTGGTGCGGGACCTGGCCGGCCGGGGCGAAGTGGCCCTGGAACTGGAATATACTTCCCCCAACTACATGGAGGCCGACCTGGCGGCCCTGGCCCTGGCCTGGGAGGGGCAGACGGCCGTGCTGCCAGGCGGGTGGCCCCGTCGCGCCGTGGCGGCGGCCCTGGAGCCCCTGGCGGCGGGCAGGGAAGGACTGCTGTTTCACGATGCCAAGGCGGCCATGCTGTGGCTGGCCGAGTCCGGGGCGCGGGTGGCCGACCCGGCGGGCGATACCATGATAGCGGGTTATCTTCTGGATCCCACGGCCTCCCGCCACGACCTGCCCGCCCTCTGCCTGGAACACCTGGACGTGGCCCTGGTGGAGGACCGGGACGAGCCCTTACTTAGTGTTGCGGGCCGCGCCTATGGGGTGCTAAGGCTCCACCGGGTGCTAGCGGAAAAGGTGCGCCTGGCCGCCATGGAAAAGCTCTACAGAGAGGTGGAGCTCCCCTTAAGCCGGGTTCTGGCCGCCATGGAGAGGAGCGGGGTGGCGGTGGACCGCCTTACCCTGGACGTTATGGGAGAAGAGTTCGATAGGGCCCTGCAGGAGCTTACGGAGGAGATATACCGCCTGGCCGGGGAGGAGTTCAACATCAATTCCCCGCGGCAGCTGGCCGCCATCCTGTTTGAGAAGCTTGGCCTGCCGCCGGTTAAGAAGACCAAGACCGGCTTTTCCACCGACGCGGAGGTGCTGGAAGAGCTGGCCGCCAAGCACGAGATTGCCGCCCGCCTGGTGGAATACCGCCAGATTATGAAGCTTAAGTCCACCTATATAGACGGCCTGAAGCCCCTGATCAATCCGCGCACCGGGAGGCTGCATACGAGCTTCAACCAGACGGTTACGGCCACGGGCCGCCTTTCCAGTAGCGAGCCCAACCTACAGAACATACCGGTGCGGCTGGAGCTGGGAAGGCGGCTGCGCAGGGCCTTCGTGCCCCGGGAGGCCGGCCGGGTCCTCCTTGCGGCGGACTACTCCCAAATCGAGCTGCGGATCATGGCCCACCTTTCCGGGGATGAAAAGTTGAGGGAGGCCTTCCTTTTAGGGGAGGATATCCATGCCCGGACGGCCGCGGAGGTCTTCGGCGTCTCCCTGGAGGAGGTAACGCCGGAAATGCGGCGTGCAGCCAAGGCGGTGAACTTCGGGATAATATACGGCATCAGCGACTACGGCCTGTCGCGGGACCTGGGCATTAGCCGGCGGGAAGCCCATGACTACATCGAGCGCTATTTCCGGCGCTACCCGAAGGTCAAGGCCTACCTGGAGGAGGCGGTGAGGGAAGCGAGGGAGACGGGTTACGTTACCACCCTCCTGGGCCGGCGCCGCTACCTTCCCGACCTTTTCAGCCCCAATCATAATATACGCAGTTTTGGGGAGCGCACGGCCAGGAATACCCCCATCCAGGGCTCGGCCGCCGACATTATCAAAGTGGCCATGGTGGGTATTTTTCGTCGGCTGGAGGAAAGGGCTCTTAAGACGGAGATGATCCTCCAGGTCCACGACGAGCTCATCTTCGATGTACCGGAAGGAGAACTGGAACTGGTGGGCGCCCTGGTCAAAGAAGAGATGGAAAATGCGGTGCCCCTGGAGGTGCCACTGAAGGTGGACCTCAAGTACGGCCCCAACTGGTACGACCTTAAACCCCTTCATCTTCCGTGA
- the mutM gene encoding bifunctional DNA-formamidopyrimidine glycosylase/DNA-(apurinic or apyrimidinic site) lyase translates to MPELPEVETIKRTLKPKVEGRVIEGVEVLNPAVVCSPSPEEFCSLLPEKRILDIGRRGKYLLWQVDGGHALVWHLGMTGRLTVSSPGVPLEPHTHVLLTLDGGLQVRYADPRRFGRCYLGPVPGVFTLAGLDRLGVEPLSPEFTPEGLKGLLAGRRRCVKEVLLDQHCLAGLGNIYCDEALFEAGIHPLRPSCTLTVGEVARLHRAIRKVLEDGICHGGTSIRDYIDGDGKRGCHQEYLAVYGRAGQPCPRCGGPVERLVVGGRGTHFCRRCQG, encoded by the coding sequence ATGCCGGAATTGCCGGAAGTAGAAACTATTAAACGGACCCTAAAGCCGAAGGTCGAGGGCCGGGTGATAGAGGGGGTCGAGGTGCTAAACCCGGCGGTGGTGTGCTCCCCTTCCCCGGAGGAATTTTGTTCCCTTTTGCCGGAAAAAAGGATCTTGGATATCGGGCGCCGGGGAAAGTACCTCCTCTGGCAGGTGGACGGGGGTCATGCCCTGGTTTGGCACCTGGGTATGACCGGCCGCCTTACCGTGTCGTCCCCCGGGGTGCCCCTGGAGCCCCATACCCACGTGCTTTTGACCCTGGACGGCGGCCTGCAGGTGCGCTATGCGGACCCGCGGCGCTTCGGAAGGTGCTACCTGGGACCCGTACCAGGGGTTTTCACCCTGGCCGGGCTGGACCGCCTGGGCGTAGAACCTTTAAGCCCGGAGTTCACACCGGAAGGGCTTAAAGGGTTGCTGGCCGGCCGCCGGCGGTGTGTGAAGGAGGTCCTTCTGGACCAGCACTGCCTTGCCGGGCTGGGCAACATATATTGCGACGAGGCTCTGTTTGAAGCCGGGATTCACCCCTTAAGGCCTTCCTGCACCCTTACGGTTGGGGAGGTGGCCCGCTTGCACCGGGCCATCCGGAAGGTGCTGGAGGACGGGATCTGCCACGGCGGCACCAGCATACGCGACTACATTGACGGCGACGGGAAGCGGGGATGCCACCAGGAGTACCTGGCGGTTTACGGGAGGGCGGGCCAACCGTGCCCCCGCTGTGGCGGGCCTGTTGAGCGCCTGGTCGTCGGCGGCCGGGGTACCCATTTTTGCCGCCGGTGCCAGGGTTAG